TCACGATTTACAGAGGCTAAAAAGAAACTAAATActaaatagaaatttcaaaaaatacaaaaaaataagactaGTTGCACCAGCAGCGACATTGTGtgtatttattatcaacagCCAGGCGTGCCTGAGTTGGTGGAACTGAgcgtttttattattaaataatagttgagaTGTCCTGACAtgataaacaattaattttttatatgtactTAACTCTTCAGGACTGAATCAGATCTCACGCATTATAACGTGTTATATCTTGTAGAGTTAGTACGCTAGTGCATCTGATAAGATTTGGaggatcaaaaaaattaataagaagtAAAAGATAAAATTGTATTTCGTTATTTACTGATATAATGATGATGGTCTTTGATATTAATCCCACTTCCTATGGAtatacataataattaataattaaaaagctataaatttaataataataataataataataataataataataataataataataacaactctTAGTAATGTTTATGATGATGTAGaacttattttataaattgaaataaaaattatgggaGGATGTGAATTTGTaacatcaatttattaatgataaatatgaaGTCACTTGTTTTTTTACGTACTTTGTAGAGTATGGTGTattgaataaaacaaaattgcCTATCTTTCATTCGAGTGTGTATaaagtcaagttaatttttttttattttttttattaatttaattatcaaaattaatagagtaaaaaaaaGCTTGTAAATTATGATTGTACATGTTAGCTGCTTTTATTTATTGGGCTGAGTTCCATATATTTAATTGATCTATTCCCATGAATTACATAATTtactaaaaagaaaaaaatataatttcatcTGCAATTGAGTGGAATCTTTAAAATGGAAATGGAAagacaattttgaaaatttttacctactttttttattttatatctttttataTCCCATTTCAGAACACTTACTTTTATGTTtctaataaagaaattaaaaataaaatttaccctctgtatttttgattaatttgcATGAGAAATGAAAGATGTAATTGATGGatcttttttgtttaaaattaaggTATAATATCCTGAtggaatgaaaaattttactttattactTACAAACAATACAACTtgtgttttaataatttattgacacTCAAGTctattttatacaaattttgGAGCAATCGCCAATAGTTTGGTATAATCAGCACCCTTAGAATGTGTTTTTTGTTTGAGTATTGTCCTTAAAATAAGTGGTATCGGTACATGGATACGTGTGCCAAGTGGGGTACCATTATCATCAATCAATACAACATTATTACTATCAAATCTTGGTACTTTAGGGTTTTGTGTTTGCCTCAAGCCTACTAAAATTCCTTTTTTCATTTCACCTCTTATTGCTACCAAAACACGATCACCTGGATAACAATTAGTTTTagtatttgttttatttttgtaattaagaaatgaataagtaaaataattaattacctaTATAGCCAACCAAACTTTTATTGTAAACGTGAATACATTTTGGTGGTTTACCTTCCAACATAGCTCTCTTACCTATGTCACTATTATCAACAACTCTCAATCGTGccattttacgaatttcattattaatagttgTCATATGAATATTACGTGCGATAACCAATCCACGTAATGCcattgtttttgttaattgtCTGAAAATTAATAGCAATAGTTAATATCATCAGTTGACTTTTAAATACTgccattgttattattttacatatattaacgtaaatttaaaactaattataattatttttttagtatttgataaaaattatcaaatcaatataaataatattttttaccttacctcaataataataaataataataattctagaataacaatagaaataaaatagtataagGTTATCTTAAAAGAAAGTATGAAAGTTTACATTGATAATGCGCATGCGGTTCAAAAAATATGCGTAGATTTGATTCGCTgcattttatttgaaaaattgtttatatctATTTTGTCAGCATGccggtaattttttaactgttattTTCTTGCGAattattataagaaaatatCAAGAAATATAATGGAAGAAAACGTAGAAATTGTTGCTACAACTgcgaaatcaaaaaaaataaatgttattagCAAAGAAACTGTTCATCATATTTGTTCAGGTCAGGTAAGGTTAAGGATAAGCAtccatcatttttattttatattttaaagaaataataattaatagatttAATCATTAATGTCAGGTGGTGCTGGATCTTGCTGTAGCAATTAAAGAACTTGTAGAAAATAGCGTTGATAGTGGAGCTAATTGTATTGATGTAAAGCTAGTAGATTATGGAAAAACATCCATTACCGTCAGCGATAACGGTAGCGGTGTTTTGGAACATGACTTTGAAGGACTAggtaaaactattttttaaaattactttcatAAGTCATTTGTTTTGTAAATCTAGTTAATTATGATCTTGTATAGAAATCAactagtttttaaataaattgaaaattatattctagGTTTGAAGCATCATACATCAAAACTTCGTGATTTTAGTGACCTCTTAGAAGTATCAACATTTGGCTTTCGTGGGGAAGCATTGAGTTCACTTTGTTCATTATCAGATGTAACGATAACAACAAAGCATCTAGAAAATGAATATGCATATAAGTTGCAGTTTGACCGAAATGGACgtttggaaaaaaaagaaatatgtGCACGTGAAAGAGGAACGACCGTAtgtgttaaaaatatattcaaaagcCTTCCAGTGAGAATGAAAGAGTtcgaaaaaaatcttaaacgcGAATTTTCAAAAGcaatacaaattttgtatGGTTATTGTTTAGTGTCAActggaataaaaataacatgcACCAATAAAGTGGATAAAAAATCAGAGGCTAGTATTTTTGCTACAAATGGTGCTGACAATGTTTTAGATAATGCTTATTGTATTTTcggtaaaaaaaatctcaacgGTATCAGTATTGTTGATATAATTACACCAGATCAAAGTATTAGAGAAGAATTTCATTTACCAGAAGATTTGACTGTTGATTTTTCGTGGGAATTTTACGTGAGTAGTTGCGAACACTCAATGGGACGAGGATCACCAGAtcggcaatttttttttgtcaacggACGTCCCTgtaatttaactaaaatatcaaaattaattaataatttgtatcataaatataataataagcaATACCCGTttgtgtatttaaatttaaaattaaatcaacagTCTGCTGATGTCAATGTCACACCNNNNNNNNNNNNNNNNNNNNNNNNNNNNNNNNNNNNNNNNNNNNNNNNNNNNNNNNNNNNNNNNNNNNNNNNNNNNNNNNNNNNNNNNNNNNNNNNNNNNaaaaaattttaaacttgagTTTTGACTAAATTTACatagttcaaatttttttatgccaaaatattttcatttaaaattcggACATAAATTTactcttgaaaaatatttacaaaaaaaatgtttcttcatgaaatgaaatcaaataaaaaatataatcaattttatatattaattcatattaatttattaaacattagcATAACAAAATAAACTGTATAGGGCGATAGGGCACCCGCGGGGTGCTGCATACTTCGAGCGGGTACTAAATGAAAGCTAACCCGCACGGATAAGAATGAAAATCAAACATATCGAAAATTATCGTACAAGACTCATTTTATCGTAACTTTTCGTCACATAATCAAAGTCGGATGTACGATCGTACAAGGCTTCAAATTATGTGACGGATGGGAAATGGGAACACTGACCACAACCTCGCCCCCACCTTTTCAATAGGGGCTATTCGGTGACCTAGTTACCCGGGGTCAACCTGATGTCAAAAAGATCTACTGCGAGGACAGACTTTACTATAGAAAGTAAACATTCTTACTTTCTATATCTGCTCAACACAGCACTCAAGGCTTCTTCTGCAAGTGTACCACTCGCTTCAGAAGCTCAAGCTGATCTGGCAAAGACTGGTCGAAAAAttggttttaaaaattcagaagCAATACTCTTCGGGCGAACAGTCTGAGCGACACCGCGCTGCCTCACGGCGCGCGCGGGAACTATGCTACGGGACTTCCCAGGCTGCTTCCCCTACTACTCTCGCTTGTCTCTCGGCGTTCTTCGCCGTCTCTTTTCCCTCTTTCTTTTCTCCGGGTAGGCTTCGCGCGGCTGTCTTCTCTCTCTCGCACTCTCTCGTAATATTTTCTCATTCTTTTctgactttatttttaataactaataataattttatataaatttatataataactatatataacctattaataatattaacctttcaaattcatttaaataacaaatgtAATTTCAagtactaaatttaattttcctcagttaaagaattttaatttacgaGTAAATGTCTTGGAGAAACAAATCAATCTTTTCTAGCAAAAGTTCctcagaaaaaaacttttcacaCCCCCGAATCGtttcttattttattgctCTGTCttactttatatatttttaacgaaaaCTTCAAAGTTCCATTGTGATGTTTcattctatataaatatattcaatattaaatattttcaataaacttTATAGTTATTAAGCCATTTAATTAAAACGAATTTCATGTCAATGCTCGACCTTTGCTTCGGTAAATGAAATTGCTGGTTACtgtttaataaacaattaatatttatcgatTGAAATAgcaaattaaaatctaaaattaatttcataaaattgacCGATGACATTTAGCGGCGGAATTTGAATTTCTAGCTTCGATGACATTAGCAAAAGAATAAtgaaaaagtttggaaaatccaaaagtgcacgcctcataacgctcattcattttttaagaaaaaaattaattgtgtaattgattaaaaaaaaaaaaaaaaattataattaagtaatttcttacagagtattttttattttttttttaaatatcagcgcccttttttcttgtcatatgctcacgcagtctaaaaaaatctagcttgatcaatgggcgccatagttttcacgtgacaaataagaaaagttcgtttggctttgtacggttgtatcgtaatgaattttaataaaaattcaatttaaaaaaaaatacgtaaactaagccactgatatgaaatacggacccagtttatcgaattcttaaaccacGAAGCCTAGATAGACTTCTATCTGGGCTTCGtgtcttaaactaataaaaaaggtccggtcttgaaatattaatttgttcgggagtaatcgttggtacatccaaaatgtttgtgacatccggacgtccacgtaaaatttttttcaaaacgttttttttttttttcaaaatagcaacatgatatgattttagaaagtaaaagatggtttaatttaagtgttttttcggtgtacatctacttatatcattgtataagtgtaatatggttgtgatagaggcatttaaagatcacaaaattgcttgaccttgacgagtcgagtataaagcacaacctcacgcgcttcgcgctatgaggcgtgcaaaaaagTGATGAAATGAAGTGTTCTAATAAATTTACCCGGCGTGGAACTGCTGGCATGCTGCTTGTCCTCCCACGGTGGTGTTGTCGATCAGGTCGTTGAGTTCTTGAAATCGTTCCCGGCCCGGCGGGACTTGTAGGACTTGGACTGAGATGTTGAGATGTCGATGACGTTGCACCAGGACTTAGTGCACTTGTCGGGCGTGTTGGGCTGCGTGGTGATGGGGATAAATGACCCCAGGGACCAGCTTCTGTCTGCAGAAATCTGCAATGAAACACACGTcacttaaaagttattgctCAGGACTTGCAATATTGCGTCTAGTCTTGTCGTTAAAGTGAATCCACTGTGACGTATAAAACGCGCACTTTCACGAGGTTCATGGTTCAGACTTCATTGCGATACACTACATAATATCGTGCTTTACTTGATATTGTGTACTTTATCATGGCATATACATTCGTACATACTTAACAGTCTGATATAATACGTCGTTAAAAACTATAGGGTTTCTCGAGTATATTCTTCATGACCATTTATTACTCATGAGTAATATAACTGCAGTTTATAGCATAGattgataaaaacaaaaatttttattatttattttatagaaaactaagttataaaattggattaataaaatagtatgtattgaataattaataaaaacatgagcgttaatttaacatttatgtACTTTTTATGTCATATAAATGCAGTATAGACGGTAAAGATGATTTACAGGAAATCTACCCAACTAAACCTAAGAGTGATAGCAAGACATGACCAATTTTTGCACTCAAGAGTTTGCGATCTTTCCATCATGAATCATTTTTCGtaaccaatttttttagtagtcTGAAATTGGCCAAAAAATCCGacttttcttatattttaagtcttctatgaaaatcatttagtttatcaggttttaagagccctctcaAAAATCAgctcaagaaaaattttttaaaaatcattccagattttaaaaaattacccaagtcgtcttaaataaaattttttttaatttttaattttactttcccgtcattgtaatatttttttggttaaaaattatgtaaacattttgaaaatttattggttggtcaaaatttttaaagttaaacaattttttttatttattaaaaaattcgaaaaaaattgaaagtaattcttgggattatatatatatgaataattgaaaaaaaaaaaaaatacagatcATGATCTCCATGGAGTGACTtgatttgtaattaaatgtcggataaatatttgtcaattaaaatttaatagttataatTGTATTTCTGACTTTTATTTGTATATTCCGTGCTTTATTTCTTTCCTTCAGTTTGTCAACTTTATAAAGTTtttctatagaaaaaaaattaatcatcgaAATACTAAATCATACAACAAAAGTTTCtcattttcaaagaaaaaatgtatacAATTTGTTACATCGATTACGAAATAATCTTAAGAGTTATCCACAAACAAATCTACATGAGAGTAAATATTagactttaatattttttttgaagaataaatttcaaatataccATTATTCTTTTTGTtaagtatattaaaaataaaaattttgctttgtaTTCCATAAagttatttctattttaattatctttcACCTCTTGTTGCTTTCCGCAGCGATGAAATACGTCCTTTTTATctgaataattttctttaaaaaattcttttaatgaGTTGAAAATGGTCTCGTTAATTGACAATGAgattaaatgaaatatttctttaacaCAAATTACTAAAAAAGAACTACCACAGGTGAGTCAAAAGCTTTGAAAACCGAAAATTCAATCGACTTTAAAAGAATATTCTATTTTTACAAGCcaattatttaatgtttttatcgtcttcaaaaaaatgttatttttaaaattatcaacatgtactttaacaaatatcttcaccgaaattcataaaatacagcgaattaatatatttttaaaaactataaaaaaagaaatattttttaagatcttAGCTATTAACCGAAATGTTTATCGATTactataaattatcattatctaCAATACCTtgggaaaaattaaatatgaatcACCTGTGTAAATCTGGTGTTGGACGGGCTACCGCAATACTAGAACTTCGTCTACGAGAAGGAGTTGGCGACTTGGGACCAGTTTCAATACCCATTTTATCCGGTTGTCCATTTGTAGAAACTGATGTTCGGTGTAACCGGACCTCTATTTCACTACTACGTCGTTGGAATGTACGTTTGGCCCATCTTCTATTGCCGCCTTTTATCTCACTATTATCCGTTTtcctgtaatatttattaatcatttttttaattgacactcttaaaacaatatatatttatatacaccCTAAACAtctataaatcaatttttatatgaagtaacataaatttcaattttcatataCGATACAACGCAGAGCAACTATTCATGTGCTCTCATATTCCATCTCATCGTTGTAAttttatgtgaaaaaattacttaagtaaaacattaatttacattattcatgattttattttcacattagttttatttttatcatttcattaaaagtaagtttttgaattttactaCAGAAAGtgatagttttttaattcttacaaaaatttctacaaaagCAAGATTCCTTTTTTTACCAATTTTCAAATTACtgatcacaaaaaaatatcagcGGTAGAAGAAGTAAACAATATTAATCTATTTCCTAGTAgagtgattttttataaatttctattttataacgagaaatttgatttttagtgATACAAAcataaagtttttattaattataataagttaTTAAGTTTATCTGAcgtaaattttccaaatttattttgaccaCGAAAGATTCTGAATTTCTAaacaattatttctaatattattCCACACAGAGAAAAAAGTGTTGCTATTATCACGATACAGTATAGTGATGATCACGATCCACGTATGACTATACTTTAGATGCGCATATGTCCAATCTAgtggatcgtgattatcacgatccacaTGAATTCGGATATCGAATGTCTATATTGCTATAGTTTATAGATGATTATTAGTTGTTTttcattaaatgttaattatatgttattgcagattatttttaacttcccgctaagaaaatct
The sequence above is drawn from the Cotesia glomerata isolate CgM1 linkage group LG4, MPM_Cglom_v2.3, whole genome shotgun sequence genome and encodes:
- the LOC123263313 gene encoding 39S ribosomal protein L14, mitochondrial; amino-acid sequence: MALRGLVIARNIHMTTINNEIRKMARLRVVDNSDIGKRAMLEGKPPKCIHVYNKSLVGYIGDRVLVAIRGEMKKGILVGLRQTQNPKVPRFDSNNVVLIDDNGTPLGTRIHVPIPLILRTILKQKTHSKGADYTKLLAIAPKFV
- the LOC123263310 gene encoding mismatch repair endonuclease PMS2-like is translated as MEENVEIVATTAKSKKINVISKETVHHICSGQVVLDLAVAIKELVENSVDSGANCIDVKLVDYGKTSITVSDNGSGVLEHDFEGLGLKHHTSKLRDFSDLLEVSTFGFRGEALSSLCSLSDVTITTKHLENEYAYKLQFDRNGRLEKKEICARERGTTVCVKNIFKSLPVRMKEFEKNLKREFSKAIQILYGYCLVSTGIKITCTNKVDKKSEASIFATNGADNVLDNAYCIFGKKNLNGISIVDIITPDQSIREEFHLPEDLTVDFSWEFYVSSCEHSMGRGSPDRQFFFVNGRPCNLTKISKLINNLYHKYNNKQYPFVYLNLKLNQQSADVNV